One Phragmites australis chromosome 23, lpPhrAust1.1, whole genome shotgun sequence DNA window includes the following coding sequences:
- the LOC133906662 gene encoding protein NPG1-like produces the protein MAAAAEWDSGSEAGPTAAATGDWPAAAASPVKGKAAPLESEGGASASGSSEAKVDDGNIQEAESSLREGLSLNYEEARALLGRLEYQRGNVEAALRVFDGIDLQAAIQRFQPSLSEKPLSKRSNKLRSDSSKSGSQHAASLVLEAIYLKSMSLQKLGKAMEAAKQCKSVLDAVESIFQCGIPGVMVEQKLQETVSKSVELLPELWKQAGAYQEALASYRRALLSQWNLDDKCCTRIQKRYAVFLLYGGVEASPPSLASQTEGSFVPRNNFEEAILLLMILMKKWFLGKTHWDPSVMEHLTFALSLCGQTSVLAKHLEEVLPGIYPRTERWYSLALCYFAASHNEAALNLLRKSLNKNESPNDIMALLLAAKICSSNYILASEGVEYARRAVKDAESSDGHLKSVALHFLGSCLAKKSKVASSDHQRSLLQTEALMSLNEAISLDRHNPELIFDMGIEYAEQRNMHAALKCAKEFIDATGGSISKGWRFLSLVLSAQQRYSEAEVVTDAALDETAKWEQGPLLRIRAKLKVVQSLPMEAVEAYRSLLALVQAQRKAYGSVKNGTEEEDKVSEFEVWQGLANLYSSLSYWRDAEICLQKARALKTYSATTFHAEGNMHEVREQTQDALAAYFNALSMELEHVPSKVSIGALLSKQGPKYLPAARCFLSDALRLEPTNRIAWFYLGKVHKHAGRLADAADCFQAALMLEDSDPVESFRSL, from the exons atggcggcggcggcggagtggGACAGCGGGAGCGAGGCGggccccaccgccgccgccactggggactggccggcggcggccgcgtcCCCGGTGAAAGGGAAGGCGGCGCCGCTGGAGTCGGAGGGCGGCGCCTCGGCGTCGGGGTCGTCCGAGGCCAAGGTCGACGACGGCAACATCCAGGAGGCCGAGTCGTCGCTCCGCGAGGGCCTCTCCCTCAACTACGAG GAAGCGAGAGCTCTCCTCGGGAGACTGGAATATCAGAGAGGCAATGTAGAAGCTGCTCTGCGGGTATTTGATGGAATAGACCTTCAAGCTGCTATTCAGCGCTTCCAACCATCACTTTCTGAAAAACCACTCTCAAAGCGGAGTAACAAACTACGATCAGATTCATCAAAGTCAGGATCACAGCATGCTGCTAGCCTTGTTCTTGAAGCCATTTACTTGAAGTCAATGTCTCTTCAAAAGTTGGGGAAAGCAATGG AGGCTGCTAAACAGTGTAAAAGTGTCCTTGATGCTGTTGAAAGCATCTTCCAATGTGGCATACCTGGTGTCATGGTTGAACAAAAACTGCAGGAAACTGTCAGTAAATCTGTTGAGCTCCTCCCAGAACTTTGGAAGCAAGCTGGTGCCTATCAAGAAGCACTCGCTTCTTACCGCCGTGCTCTTCTAAGTCAATGGAATCTCGATGATAAATGCTGCACGAGGATTCAGAAGAGATATGCTGTTTTTCTGTTGTATGGTGGCGTAGAGGCAAGCCCCCCAAGCTTGGCTTCACAAACTGAAGGTTCATTTGTTCCTAGGAATAATTTTGAAGAGGCAATCCTACTGCTCATGATACTAATGAAGAAGTGGTTCCTTGGGAAGACTCACTGGGATCCCTCTGTGATGGAGCATTTAACCTTTGCATTGTCACTGTGTGGCCAGACATCTGTTCTTGCCAAGCATCTCGAAGAGGTTTTACCCGGAATATACCCTCGAACTGAGAGATGGTATAGTCTAGCATTGTGCTATTTTGCAGCTTCTCATAATGAAGCTGCATTAAACTTGTTAAGGAAATCTTTAAATAAGAATGAGAGTCCCAATGACATAATGGCCCTGCTGTTAGCTGCTAAGATTTGCAGTTCCAATTATATTCTTGCTTCTGAGGGTGTAGAGTATGCAAGGAGAGCAGTCAAAGATGCTGAATCATCAGATGGGCATTTAAAGAGTGTTGCCCTCCATTTTTTGGGGAGTTGCCTGGCTAAGAAGTCTAAGGTTGCTTCATCTGATCACCAAAGATCTCTCTTGCAGACTGAGGCTTTGATGTCACTTAATGAGGCAATTTCGCTTGACCGTCACAATCCAGAATTAATATTTGACATGGGGATTGAGTATGCTGAGCAACGAAACATGCATGCTGCCTTGAAATGTGCTAAGGAGTTCATTGATGCAACTGGTGGATCCATCTCTAAAGGTTGGAGGTTTCTATCTTTGGTTCTTTCTGCACAACAAAGGTATTCAGAAGCAGAAGTTGTGACTGATGCAGCGTTAGATGAGACTGCAAAGTGGGAGCAAGGGCCATTGCTTAGAATAAGGGCAAAATTGAAGGTTGTTCAATCATTGCCCATGGAAGCAGTTGAAGCATACCGTAGCCTTCTTGCTCTTGTTCAGGCACAACGAAAGGCTTACGGATCTGTCAAAAATGGCACAGAG GAGGAGGATAAAGTTAGTGAATTTGAAGTTTGGCAAGGTCTTGCCAACTTGTACTCTAGTCTTTCCTATTGGAGAGATGCGGAGATATGTTTACAGAAGGCAAGAGCCCTGAAAACATACTCAGCAACAACCTTTCATGCGGAAG GCAACATGCATGAGGTGCGCGAGCAGACACAGGATGCACTGGCTGCATACTTCAACGCCCTCTCGATGGAGCTAGAGCATGTCCCATCCAAGGTGTCCATCGGTGCCCTCCTGTCTAAACAAGGGCCCAAGTATCTCCCCGCGGCAAGGTGTTTCCTCTCGGATGCCCTAAGGCTCGAGCCCACAAACCGAATAGCTTGGTTCTATCTAGGGAAGGTCCACAAGCATGCTGGCAGGCTAGCTGACGCGGCCGATTGCTTCCAGGCGGCCTTGATGCTCGAGGACTCAGACCCTGTAGAGAGCTTCAGGTCACTCTGA